The window TATACTGTAATCCTGGAGCCTGCAGCAGCCTCTGACCTAATCAGTAACATGATGAGCAGCATGGGAGCCCGTAATGCTGATGAGGGCCGCAGTTTTCTTTCAAAAAAGGGAGGCGGTACCAAATTAGGCGAAAAGCTGGTAGATGAGCGTGTAAAGATCTACAGCGATCCTCAGCATCCGGAAGCGCCCTTCGCCACCTGGTCTGGCGATGGAGTTCCCCTGAAAAAGACCAGCTGGATAGAAAATGGCGTAGTGAAAAATATGTACTACGACCGCTATTGGGCCAGCAAGCAGGGTAGAGAAGCCCTTCCGGCTCCTGCACGTTTCGTAATGGAAGGAGGAAATGCTTCCCTGGAGGAAATGATCAAAAATACCAAACGGGGAGTGCTGGTTACACGTCTGTGGTATATCCGTGCGGTAGATCCGCAAACGCTTCTCTACACCGGCCTTACCCGCGATGGTACTTTTTACATCGAAAATGGCAAGATCATGTACCCGGTAAAGAACTTCCGTTTCAACGAAAGTCCCATTATCATGCTTAATAACCTGGAAGCACTTGGCAAGCCACAAAGGGTAGAGGGTAACCTGGTACCGCCCATGAAGATCCGTGACTTTACCTTCACCAGCCTTTCCGATGCGGTGTAGACTGAACAGGCGCGATAAACAAAGTATATAGTATCTGGTATATGGTATATTGATGATTGAAAGGCAGGATATTCCTGCCGGTGTCATTGTACCATATACCAATACCCTGTACTTTGTACCGACTACCCCTAACGGCAATTAATAACTTGATTATGGACGCAGACTTATACTTATCTTTTCACCTGGCAGAGATAGGCAGAACACTGGTGATAGATGGCGATGGTTTCTCGGTGTATGCCTTTTTGCTGAAAGAAGATGAAGAAACTATCGACTTTGATGGTTTTCTGTGCTCCACCGGAACACTGGTTGACAATGAAGCTGAAGTTGGGAGGTATATTCAGGAGGGTAATCAGCCCCCCCTGATGAAGCAATATGCAAATGAATTCTCTGTGGTAAAAGACCTGAAAGCGGAAGAGGTCGGGGTAGAGGTGCTGGATCAGGAAACCCTGGCAGTAAGTATTCGGGGGAAACAATATCTCCTGCTGGATAGTGCCGAAAAGCAGGCGTACAGCATTGCTGTTAGCGAAGATGGCCCCTACGGTTATGTACTAATGTCGGGCGACGACGAAGACGAGGAGAAGGAGGAATAGGCAGCACATGAGCAAGTTCTTTTTTACACGCTTGCAGTACAACAGTGGTGACTGGAACGTAGATCAGCGTATGCCTTCCAACCTCATGCACTCAATCATACAATACACTAAAATTCCGGTAGATACCCAGGAGCGAATTGTACCGTTATCCAGCAAGCAGATTTTTGAAGCGCCTTTCTGTTACCTTAGCGGGCATAAGCTGGTGGAGTTCGATGAGGAAGAGGCCCGTAATTTTAAGGCCTATGTGAACAGGGGCGGTTTTGTTTTTGTAGACGACTGCAACCACGATATAGATGGCCTCTTCGCCAAATCTTTTGAGATACAGATGGCCAGGCTGTTTGGTGAAGGTGCCCTTAAAAAGATCTCCAACCGCCATCCACTCTATTCTTCCTTTTTCAGGTTTGAGGAGGGTCCGCCTACCACCGGATTTGAATTGAACGGCTGGGGCGATGACCTGGTGCACGATTATCTGAAAGCTATTGAGATAGACGGAAAAATCAGGGTGCTCTACAGCAACAAAGATTATGGCTGCGAGTGGGATTACGACTTTCGGAACAAGCGCTGGCTGGCCGAAGACAATACAAAGTTTGGGGTGAATATAGTGGTATATGCCCTTACTGCTTAACAACGAGCTATGCAAACTGCACATTATACTGAGGAGGAATTAACTACACTACCCCGCTTGCTGCCTCAGCTGCGGCAGGCTATCGGACAGGCCGTGGTGGGGCAGCAGGAGGTGGTAGATCAGCTGTTGGTAACCTTGCTGGCGGGTGGCCATGCCCTGCTGGAGGGGGTTCCGGGCCTTGCCAAAACATTGATGGTGCGCTCACTGGCCCAGGCGCTGCACCTTAAATTCAGGCGCATACAGTTTACACCCGATCTGATGCCCGGCGATCTGATTGGTACGGAAATATTGGAAGAAGATAGGCAGACCGGTCACCATCATTTTATTTTCAACCAGGGGCCACTGTTCGCCAACATTGTACTGGCTGACGAAATAAACCGCACACCTCCCAAAACTCAGGCTGCCCTGCTGGAGGCCATGCAGGAGAGCAACATTACCTGGTCGGGCAAAACCTATGAGCTGGAGCAGCCCTACTTGATACTCGCCACACAAAATCCCTTGGAGCAGGCAGGCACATTTCCCCTGCCCGAGGCACAGCTGGACCGTTTCCTGCTCTACATACGACTGGGGTATCCCAGCATGCAGGAGGAGGTGGAGATCTTAAGCCGTACCACTTCCAACGAGAAAGCAGCAATAGAACCTGTAATGGGGAGCGAAGAAATTATTCGCCTGCGGCGGATGGTACGTGACCTGCCTGTTAGCCCGGAGCTGCTGGGGTGGGTAGCAGGGCTGGTTCAATCTACCCGGCCGGAGCAAAGCAGGAGTGCTTTTGTAAAGGAGTGGGTAAGCTGGGGCGCCGGACCCCGCGCCGGGCAAGCCCTGGTACTGGCCGCCAAAGCCCATGCACTGATGCACAACAGGCTTTCCGTAATTCCCGAAGATCTTGCATGGGCAGCAAAACCAGTATTGCGGCACCGCATCCTGCTTAATTTTGGTGCAGAAGCCGAGGGCATCACGCCCGATTCTGTTGTGGAACGCCTTTTGCAGGAGGAGGGTCGGCGATGAAAAGGGAGGAGTCACCATGGCTAAAGCCGGAGCTCCTCGATCTTCCGCACGGCCTGATGTTGTTTGCTCAAACTGCCCTACACCGGCTGGAGGGCGGGCTGCACCAAAGCCGCAGCAGCGGAGAAGAGCAGGAATTCAGCCAGTACAGGGCGTATCAGCCCGGCGACGACCTGCGCCTGCTCGACTGGAAGCTTTATGCCCGCAGCAAACGTCTTTATGTACGCCAGGCTGAAGTACCCCGCCAGATGCAGGTGCTGCTCCTGCTGGATGCCAGTGCTTCCATGCAGCACAGAAGCGGTGGCTGGTCTAAAATAAATTATGCTAAGGCACTGGCTGCTGCACTGGGCCTGCTCGCCCACCGGCAAAACGATGTGCCCGGCCTGCAGATCCTGTCCGATCAGCAGGAGCGCCAGCTGCTCTTCAGGCGCAGCAGGCACCACCTTCAGGAATATATTCAACTGCTGAAGATTACCGGTGCAGGGGGGAAATGGCCTGAAAGATTGCCCGCGGCCATGCTCCAACAGGCGCGTTCTGCCGGATTGGTATTGCTGATCACTGATCTGTGGGAGGAAGAAGAGGAGCTGAAAACAAGCCTGAGCCAGCTGTTGGGTTCCGGCCAGGACCTGCGCGTTTTACACCTGATTGCCCCCGAAGAGCAGGAGCCGCAGCAATTGGCCAATGGCATGATCCTGCAGGATCTGGAAACAGGCAAAAAAGTGCAACTGCGTTCTGGTAGCGACAAAAGAGCATCGGCAGATGCCTTTACTGTATGGCAGGAGGGCTGGAAAAACTGGCTGCAGCGCAGAGGCATCGGGTATATGCCATTAAGTATTGGTCAGGAGCCGCTTGCAGTGCTTAGGGCTTATCTGGGAAATAAAGGCAATCAAGCACCATGGTAATACAGCTGCTACAACCCCAGATGCTGTGGGGACTGCTGGGACTTGCCGTTCCTATTGCCATTCACCTGCTGCACAAACGCAGCAGCCGGGTGCTGATGGTGGGGAGTTTAAAAACATTTACAGGCGGTGCTCCGGTACAGGCCCGCAGTTTGCGGCCTAATGAGCTTTGGCTCCTGCTGCTTCGCTGCCTGCTGTTTTCCCTGTTGGTGATGTTGCTCTGCGAACCGATGATGTACCAGGAAGAGGAGGAACAGAAACGTTATCTCTTTATAGCACCGGAGCTGGCTGCACTAAGTAATGCGGATAGTATTGCTGCTTTGGGGTATGAACCAAGGTTGTTACAGCCAGGGCTTCCGCTCCTGCAGAAGAATGTAGTGCCAGATACAAGCCCCTTCAGCTACTGGGATGTATTCCGGGAAATAGAAGGACTGGACAATGCAGGTGATTCTGTCTGGATCCGGTTTTACCCCTTCCTGAACCGATTTAGTGGTGATCGCCCGGCTCTTTCGAAAATCTTTGTGCCGCTGCCAGAGGCACCAAAGCAGCTGCACCTGGCACAGGCCATACAATTAACCGACAGCCGCCTGCTGCTCCAGTATTGGCAGGAAGAACAGGGGCTGTGGCGACTGGTTACCGAAACCCATGCTGCAGCAGATCTCTCGCAGCTTCAGCAGAAGTATGGCATTACGATCAGCCCGGAAGCACCCGACACCTTACGGATTATGCTGCAGCATCCTGCTGATGCACAGCAGGAAGCCCGTATGTGGCAAACAGCACTACAACTCATAGATAGTCTGCAGCCCGCCCGGGTATTGCAGCTGGAGACACTTCCTGACCTTACGCAGTTACCTGAAAATTTTCCTCAGGTATGGGTGTGGCTGGCAAGAAAAGAACCCCCCGAAGCTTTTCTAGAGGCCGAAAACATCAGCAGGTTCAGGCTTTCAGAAGAAGAAGGCGTGGACTGGTTTAGCGGTAACGGGGGAATACATAAACCAGTCATGGTACATTCTACATTGCAGGCACAGCAACATAACCGGGTACAGCTGGCGCGTTTTCTACCACAACTTATGGAAATGCTTCCATTGGCAGACAGTCCGGCCTCACCGCCAGTACTGTTGAGTCAGGAACAATGGCAGCCAGAGCAGCGGCAGCCTGGCCAGCATGCTTTTATAGCATCAGCAGGAAAAGAAGAGGGGGTGCCTTTGGAGAATTATCTTTGGATAGCGTTAGTACTTGTTTTGATAGTGGAAAGATGGCTAAGCCTGCGAAAATAGAACCTGTACATCCTTTACTTAAATTACAGCGGCGCTGGCAATGGCAGCACTTGCTTAAGCTGCTGCTGCAGGCACTTGCCCCGGCACTGGCAATCCTTTTTTTGCTCCTTTTGTGGCTGCCTTTGCTGCCTTCGGTTCTTTTTGCCACTGCTGCACTCATAGCCATTTTTGTTTTACTATTTCGCAGAAAACCCCTGAACAGGATTACACCGGCCAGAACAGCTGCCTGGCTGGACAAGCAGCATCCTGAATTGCAACACAGCAGCAGCTTGTTGCTTCAGCAACCGGAACAGCTAAGTTTACCCGCCCGCCTGCAGCGCAGGCGTATAGGGGAGCTGGTAACAGCGTTTGCAGACAGGCAGCGCCCGCCTGTGCACTTTGCCACCTCCCTGGGAATATTGGGACTTGTATTTCTGGCAGGTATGCTGCTGGTGCGTGTATGGCAGCCATCTGTAAACGTTTCGAGTCCTTTTAGTGCCTCGCTGCCAGCGAACCTACCAGATTCTGTAAAAGACCAGATAGAGGAAGTACAGCGTGCATTGCCAGAGCTCCGGTCAGCAAGGGTACGGCTGGCACCACCCCATTATACCGGCCAGGCCGCCAGATTTCACGAACTAAGTGATCTGCAGGCGCCGGAGAACAGCAGTGTTACCTGGCAGTTAACATTTAACGATGCGGTGAAATGGGTTTTTCTTACAGATCAGCACTATGATACCCTGCGTTTTCAGAAGACCAGCAAAGGAGACTGGACTACGCAACTGTTAGCCCAGAGGCCCGTTTTTTACCGCATTGGTTATGCCACAGCAACAGATACTGCCTTTAGTCCCTTTATTAGGATCAGCGTGCAGCCTGATGAGCCTCCCCGTGTTAGCATTCTGGCACCTGAACAGTACCTGCTGGAGCAGGAAGGAGGAGCCTTTACAGTTTCTGTAGAAGCAGCAGATGATTACGGCCTCGAAGATGTTTACCTAAGCCTCACCATCAGCAGGGGGAGTGGAGAAAATGTAAGCTTCAGGGAAGAGAAACGCTGGCTAAAGGTGGCAACAGGAGCCAAAGAAGCTGCTGAACAGCTGCGGCTGGATCCAAAAGCACTGGGCATGCAGCCGGGCGATGAGCTCTACTACCGTCTGGAGGCTCATGACAATAAACCTCCGCGGGGGCAGCACAGGCGCAGCAACAGCTGGTTTTACCAGTGGAAAGATACTGCAGAAGCCGTGAGCATGATGAGCAGTGGCCTGGCGCTGGATGTGGAACCAGAATTTTTCCGCAGCCAGCGGCAGATCATCATCGATACAGAAAAACTCATCAGCACCCAAACATCAACCCAACAGGAAGAATGGGAAAAAAAGAATCAGAACCTGGCCATAGATCAGAAACTGCTGCGCCTGCGTTACGGAAAATTCCTGGGCGAAGAGTTTGTGAGCGATGCAGGAGGTGTAGCTACCTTACAGAATGAAGATGATCATGAGCATCAAGAGGGGGAAGCTCATGAAAATGAGCGCCATGAGCACGATGTACATGGCCATGAGCAGCCGGCAGGAGCAGCACCTGCAGCAGGCCTGGTGGAGATGTTTGGCCATGCGCATGATACCGAAGAAGGCGCGACTTTCTATGAAGAAAGCATTAAAGTAAAGCTTAAGGCAGCGCTTGCTGAAATGTGGGAAGCAGAAAAATTCCTGCGCCTTTCACAGCCCCGGCAAGCACTACCTTACGAACACAGGGCACTTAAGATCATCAAGGAAGTGCAGCAGTCAACGCAGATATATGTAGAACGGGTGGGGCTTGATCTGCCAGCGCTTATACCTCAGGAGCACCGCCTGAAAGGAGAGCAGGAGGCTATCAATCCTGATAATCAGTTCCGCCGGAGTTCTGCAAGCGATACTCTGGCAGCTTCCGGAAAGCTGGTGTCCAGGCTTTCGTTCTGGCAAAAAGGTACCGCTTTAACACAGGCAGAGCAACAGCTCTCGCGGCAGGCATCCGGAGAGGTGGCGCGCCTGCTCGTG of the Flammeovirgaceae bacterium 311 genome contains:
- a CDS encoding hypothetical protein (COG1185 Polyribonucleotide nucleotidyltransferase (polynucleotide phosphorylase)) gives rise to the protein MDADLYLSFHLAEIGRTLVIDGDGFSVYAFLLKEDEETIDFDGFLCSTGTLVDNEAEVGRYIQEGNQPPLMKQYANEFSVVKDLKAEEVGVEVLDQETLAVSIRGKQYLLLDSAEKQAYSIAVSEDGPYGYVLMSGDDEDEEKEE
- a CDS encoding moxR protein (COG0714 MoxR-like ATPases) → MQTAHYTEEELTTLPRLLPQLRQAIGQAVVGQQEVVDQLLVTLLAGGHALLEGVPGLAKTLMVRSLAQALHLKFRRIQFTPDLMPGDLIGTEILEEDRQTGHHHFIFNQGPLFANIVLADEINRTPPKTQAALLEAMQESNITWSGKTYELEQPYLILATQNPLEQAGTFPLPEAQLDRFLLYIRLGYPSMQEEVEILSRTTSNEKAAIEPVMGSEEIIRLRRMVRDLPVSPELLGWVAGLVQSTRPEQSRSAFVKEWVSWGAGPRAGQALVLAAKAHALMHNRLSVIPEDLAWAAKPVLRHRILLNFGAEAEGITPDSVVERLLQEEGRR
- a CDS encoding hypothetical protein (COG1721 Uncharacterized conserved protein (some members contain a von Willebrand factor type A (vWA) domain)) yields the protein MKREESPWLKPELLDLPHGLMLFAQTALHRLEGGLHQSRSSGEEQEFSQYRAYQPGDDLRLLDWKLYARSKRLYVRQAEVPRQMQVLLLLDASASMQHRSGGWSKINYAKALAAALGLLAHRQNDVPGLQILSDQQERQLLFRRSRHHLQEYIQLLKITGAGGKWPERLPAAMLQQARSAGLVLLITDLWEEEEELKTSLSQLLGSGQDLRVLHLIAPEEQEPQQLANGMILQDLETGKKVQLRSGSDKRASADAFTVWQEGWKNWLQRRGIGYMPLSIGQEPLAVLRAYLGNKGNQAPW